TTCGCGGAGAAGGTCTCAAAGGGTATATTATAAAATTCCGCGAGCCCGGCGATCGCCGCCTCGTCCCTCTTCTGTTCGATAGAGGCGACGGCGGCCGCCGAGAGCGCAGAGTAACCGCTCTCTTTCATAAAGTCTGAAAAATATTCGCGCAGCAGCTCCGGCTCCGTACCGCGCTTACAGCCGACGCCGACGATCAGATCCTTCGGACGCAGCCACAGCGTGACGGGATAGGGGGCGGGCTGTAATTCGTCGGTGACGGCGACGCCGACGGCATGTCCCGCGAGCAATTCCGCGGCGACGCGCTTCGCGGCGGGCAGGTTTTCGATGGCGCAGCCGTTTTGCACCGCCCACGAGTCGGGCGGCGTGATGCCGTTAACGTCGGTGGCGGTGGTGATCACGGGACGGCCGCCGACGATCCCCGCGACGCGCAGCGCAAGTTCGTTGGCGCCCCCCAGGTGGCCCGAGAGCAGCGATATCACGTTGAGTCCGCGCTCGTCGGCGACGATGACCGCGGGGTCTTTATCTTTGCCCCTGAGGTGCGGCGCGACGGCGCGCACCGCGATGCCGCAGGAAGAGACGAAGACCAGCGCCTCCGCCTCGGCGAAGCGCGCGCCCGTCCATTCGCCGAGCGAAGCGCCGAAGGGGAGCACGCCGTTTTTCGCGTATTTTTCCGGGGCCCAGGCCGCGCCGCCGAAGGCCCGGGCGATCCTGAGGGCCAGTTCCGCGCCCCTCTCTGAAAACGCCGCCGCGTGCAGCTTCATGTTTTTACTCGGAGGCCCGGCGGAAGCCGTGTGAAAAGTGTTTGTCGTAGAGCTTTGAAAGCTCGTACTCATCGCCGAGGAAGTCGCCCACGAGTATCAGCGCGGTGTTCTTTATCCCGCTATCCGCCGCGAGCAGCGGCAGGGTGGCGAGCGTGGCGCGTATCACCCGCTGCTCGGGCCAGGAGGCCTTGTACACCATCACTGTCTTCGTTTCGGGGGGGTAGCCGCCCATGATCAGCTCGGCGCAGAGGCCGTCGAGCAGCCCCGTCGAGAGAAAGAGCACCATCGAGGCCCGGTGGGAGGCGAGCAGCCGTATCTTTTCCTTCTCGGGAACGGGCGTGCGCCCCTCCATGCGCGTGATTATCACCGTCTGGCTCACCGAGGGCAGCGTGTATTCCGCCTCCGCCGCCGCGGCCGCGGCGCAGAAGGAGCTGACGCCGGGCGTGATGTCGTAGGGGATGCCGAGCTCCTTCAGCCTGTCCATCTGCTCGCGTATCGCGCCGTAGATCGAGGGGTCCCCCGTGTGGAGGCGCACCGCGTCGACTCCGGCCTCGTGCGCCTCGCGCAGCTTTTCTATCACCTCGTCGAGCGTCATCGAAGCGCTGTCGCGTATCTCGCAGCCCTCTTTCGCGCGCTTCAAAAGTTCGGGGTTCACGAGAGAGCCGGCGTAAATTATCATCCCCGCCTCTTCAATGAGCCGCGCCCCGCGCAGCGTGATCAGGTCCGGGGCGCCCGGCCCCGCTCCGACAAAATGTATCATCCTCTATTCTCCCTTCGCGGCGCGCGTCGTCGCGGAAAAAATCACGACGGGGTTCTGCGCCTGCCATATCTGTGTCTTGCCGACTGTCTTCATTCTGCTCACGGCGACCTGCGCCGCGTCAAAGTTTTCAAATTTATCCCCCGCCAGCACCTCCGTGCAGAGCACGATCGTCTTGAGCGAGACGGCGGAGACGACGACGCGTATCCCCGCGCCGCGCGCCGCCGTCCGCTCCAATATCGCGGGGAGTTCCGGCCCGCTGCCGCCGATGAAGACGACGTCCGGGTCCGGCAGGTGTTCCATCACCGCGAGCGCCGAACCTTCGTGGACCGTTACGTTATGCAGGCGGAACTTCTCCGCGTTCGCGCGCACCAGCGCCGCCGCCTCGGCGTCTATCTCCGCCGCGTGGAGTTCGCGGCAGAGCCGCGCCGCCGCCACGGAGACCGAGCCGGTCCCCGCGCCGAGATCCCAGACGACGGAATCCGGCGTAAGGCGCAGCTTCGCCGTTATCACGGCGCGCACCTCTTCGCGCGTCATCGGCGCGCCGCCGCGGATAAAATCGGCGTCCTCCGGCAGCAGCGGGGGGCGTTCGGTGAAGTTCTCATTTATCAGCAGCACGATCGAAAGCGCGTCGAAGCTCTCATTTACAAATTCGCGCGCCGCGCCGCGGCTCACGCGTTCGTCCGCCGCGCCGAGCCTTTCGCCGACGACCGCCTCTACTTCGCCGAGGCCGGCTTCGCAGAGCCGGGCGCAGAGCCAGGCGGGGCCTTTTTGCGCGTCGCAGAAAAAGATCACCGCGCGGGCGTGCTCCACGGCGTCGAGGATCCTCGGCGTCCCGATCTCCCGCCCGTGTCCCGAGAGGACGACGGCCTCCTGCCATGTCTCGCCCGCCTTCGCGCAGAGGCTCTGGAGCGAGCTGACGCCGGGAAGGACGACGATCCCGTGGGAGGGGAAGTTCTTTTTTATCAGCGGCAGCAGGCTGAATATCCCGGGGTCGCCCGAGACGACGACCGCCGCGTCGCCCTGTTCCAGCTCTTCGCGAAGACGCCGGAAGGTGTCCTGAAAGTTTTTCATCTCAATGACGTTAGGATGCCCGGCGGCGATGTGAAGGTGGCGCGCGGCGCAGGCGACGGCGCGGGAGGCGGCGATCGCGGCGCTCACCGCCGGCGTCACCTCTTCCCGGCCTCCGGGGCCGGCTCCCAGCACGTAAAGTTTATTTCCCATCTCTTATCTCCTCCGCAAAGGCCGGCGCGTCGTCCGTCGCGCCGAGGATATTGCCGCCGTTGTCGATGAAGGCGACGGCGCTCTTTATATCTCCGAAGGCGCGCTCTTCGCAGCGTTTCGCGGTAATGCGCGCCAGTATCTTCCATAAAAAATCAAGTCCCTCTTCGCGCACGAGGCGCATCGCCTCTTCGGTGGTCGGGCATTCGTAGAGGGCCTTCACCGTGTCCGCGGAGGCTCCCGCGATCGCCGCCTGCGCGCAGAGCGCCTCTTTCGCGCCGCCGCCGGTACGGTTGTGGGTGTTGAAGCTCCCCGCCGCGACTTTGAGCAGCTTTCCCGGGTGTCCGCCGATCAGCAGCCGTTCCAGCCCGAGGCGCGCCGACTCGTCGAGAAGGTGGCCGATGTAGTTCCCGCACTGTACGACGGCGCGGTTCTTTATCCCGTATGCCTTGCGCAGCGCCTCTTCGCCCGTTCCCGCGAAAGCGACCGCGACGGCGCGGCGTCCCTCCGCCGCGTGGGTGTTGAGTTCGAGCGTCAGCGATTCGAGCAGCGCGGCTTCGTTCATCGGTTTCACGCGGCCCGAGGTGCCGAGGATCGAGATGCCGCCGACGATGCCGAGCCGCGGGTTGAAGGTGCGCTTCGCGACCTCCCGCCCCAACGGCGCGGAAATGGTGACCTTCGCGCCGCGCGCGCCGATCACCTCGCGCACCGCGCGCTCGATCATCGCGCGCGGCACGGGGTTGATCGCCGGTTCGCCGACGGCGATCTTGAGCCCCGGCAGCGTCACCGTGCCGACGCCCTCCCCCGCGAAGAAGAGTACAGCCCCCGGCTCCGGCGAGAGTTCCACGGCGGCCTTTATCAGTATTCCGTCGGTCGAATCGGGGTCGTCGCCCGCGTCCTTGATCACGCCGCAGCAGCCGTCGCCGTATCCGACGACCGGCAGGGTAAATTTCCTCTCCTCCGGCGTCGTGATCTCCACGCTTTCGGGGCAGGGCAGCCCGAGCGCGCGCATCGCCGCGGCCTTCGCCGCCGCCGCCGCGCAGCTTCCCGTTGAATATCCCTCGCGAAGCCCCTTATTCGATGCCATAGAGCAGCGCGTTCACGATCGTGGAGGCGACAGGCGAGCCGCCCTTGCGCCCCACGGCTGTGATATAGGGGACCTTCGCGGCGAGCAGGCGTTCCTTTGACTCGACGACGTTGACGAAGCCGACCGGCACGCCGATGACGAGCGCGGGGGCGCATTTGCCCTCTTCGATCAGCTCGCAGAGGCGTATCAGCGCGGTGGGGGCGTTGCCGACGGCGAAGAGCGCGTTGGGCGTCGCCTTGACCGCCTCCTCCATGCTCACGACGGCGCGCGTCGTGCCGCGCGCCTCCGCCGCCTCGCGCACCGCGGGGTCGGCCATGCGGCAGACGACCTCGACGCCGAAGCGCGCGCAGGCCGCCCTGTTGATCCCCGCCGCCGCCATGTTCGTGTCGGTGACGACGGCGGCGCCGTTTTTCAGCGCCTCGCGCGCGAGCTTCACGGCCCCTTTGGAGAAGCGCATATTCTCCGCGAAGTCGAAGTCCGCCGTCGTATGTATCACGCGCCTGACCACCGGAAGCTCTTCAGGAGCCCCGAGCCAGGCCCCCATTTCGGAGGCGATTATGTTCATGCTTGCTGTTTCTATCTCGTTTGGCCTCATATCGGTCACACCCCGTCCGTAAATATTTTTATAATAAGAGCGGCAGCGCCGCCAGCGCTATCGACAGCACCGCGAAGCCCGCGGTCGTCGCAAAATTCCAAAAGAGCAGCCACTGGGCCGTCTCCTTGCGGAAGAGGCCGAAGTAGTATCCGGCGTTGGCGCGGAAGAGCCGGGTGATGATGCCGAAGCTGTTGCCGAGCAGCAGCGCGAAGACCGCCTGCGCCACCGTCAGCTCTCCCGCGGCGAGGCTTCCCCCGGCGAGCGCGAGCGCCGCCGAGACGTGCGCGATGGAGGCGGCAGCCACCGTGAGGGCCGCGAGGGGCAGGATCGTCCCCGCGAGCAGCCACTCCTTTATCGCGCTTTCGGCCCACGGCACGAGCATATAGGCGATCGCGAAGAAGAGCCAGGCGACCGGCAGCGTCTTCAGCAGCCTTTTGTTGAAGCGGATATCGCGGGCGCTCCCCTCCTGCCTCGCCTCCGCCGCCTCTTCCGCCTCGCCGCCGCGCTTGAGGATGAACAATATCAGCACGAAGCGCGCCGCGCTGCGCAGCAGCAGTATCGCGCCGAATATCGCCCCCGAGGCTCCCGCCATAGAGGCGGCCATCACCATCGTCGAGGGCCAGCGGTGCAGGTAGGCGGGGAAGGAGAGCAGCAGCGTCCCCCACTTGGCGGAACGCTCCGAAATATCCCCGCTGTCGAGCGCCGAGGCGATAAAGGCCGCGCCCGCCTTCGCGGAGCCGAGGGAGAGCGTCAGCGCCATTCCGAGCGCCGAGCCGATGCCCGCCTTCCGCAGATGCGGCACAAGCCGCCGCATGAGCCTGTCGGCGAGTCCGCTTCTTAAGACCGCGAAGCCTATCAGGAGCCCGAAGAGGATGTCGAAGGTGAGCCGCAGCTCGCCCGCGACAAGGCCGCGCCAGTCCATCTAGTTCCGCCAGAGCAGCAGTATCGAGAGGTACTCTTCCGCCGGCGTGAGCGCCGCTTCCCCCTCGTATATTTTTTCGTCGGCGAGCCCCGCGCGGTCGATGCGCGCCATGCGCCGCCACGGGCCGGCCTCCGCGACCACCCCGGCGAGTCCCTCTTTCAGGATGCAGGGTTTATAGAGCGCCGCGGAATCGGCGCGGCGCAGCGCCGCCACGATCCCTTCGCGGTCGTCGATGCAGGGGACGACGGAAAAGATATCCTCTCCCATCGCGAGGAAGGAGCCGATGCGCGAAGCGGCCAGTTGGTGCGCGGAGATGCCCGGCACCAGCGACAGCTCGAGTTCCGGCGCGATTTTCTTCCAGGCGTCGAACAGATACGAGCCCGTCGCGTAGAGCGCCGAGTCGCCGATGACGGGCAGCACGGCGCTCTTCGCGCCGCGCCATGAAGCGCCGATCCGCTCAAGCTCGCCGAGGAGAAACTTCTCGCGCTCCTCCGCGTCGGTGAGCATGGGGAAGGTGATGGGCGTCGTCTCTGTATCGGGGAGGTTCGCGCGCACTATCTGTTCGGCGACGGAAAACTTCCCGCGCGGCGAATAGGGCGTCAGCACGACGTCCGCCTCCTTTATGATCCTCAGCGCCTTGAGCGTGACGAGCTCGGGATCTCCCGGCCCCACGCCGACAACAGTAAATTTCAAAGCATTCACTCTCCGTAGAATATTTTTATCAGCCGCCGTCCGCCGGCTTCGAGCCCGAGCAGCGACGGGCGGCTCAGCTCTCCCTCCGGCACGACGGCCGTCTTTATCTTTTTTATCGCCGGATACCACGGGCGCGCCGCGAGGGATTCTTTGTCCGCGGCGTTCATCGTTCCCTGCTGTACCAAGTATACGTCTATTTCGCCCGCGGCGGCGGCCTTTAGTATCCGCTCGAGGCCGTAGGGGGCGATCGCGCTGCCCTTGCGGACCGGCTGCGCGTCGGAGGCGGCGTTCCGTCCTCCCGCGAGCTCAACGAGCTTTGCCGCCCACGAATCGGGCGAGCAGGTGTGCAGCTCCTTCGCCGTCGCCTCCACAAAGACGGCGGGGCTTTTGCCTTTGGACTTTTTCGCCGCCTCGGCGGCGATCGCGCCGCGGAGCTTCTTCAACTTTGACTCGCCCGCCGCCGGGTCGCTTCCGGTCAGCGCGGCGAGCTCCCGCAGATAGGCGGCGAAATCATCCCACCGCGGCGGTTCCAGCGAAACGACTCTCACGCCGGCGCGCTCTAGCACGCCGCGGAGCTGCGGATTCTGCCGCTCCGCGAGGCCGCGCGTCAGGACGAGGTCCGGCTTCAGCGCCAGTATCTCCTCCGCGCCGCTCTTCGCGGAAAAGCGCGGCAGGTCGGGCAGCATGTCGTCATCGTCGTTTTTCGATACCGCGACGAGCCTCTTTTCCCCGCCGAGCGCGACGATGTTGTCGGTGTGGCCGGGATAGAGCGAGACGATGCGTTTTGCCGCCGCCTCCGCCTGAAACGGCGAAAGTAAAAATATGATAAGAACGTATAGGATTATTCTGGGTGCCATGCTGTGTCTCCATCCTCCGATCGGTAACGGCGGAACTTTATGCCGTAAAGTTCCTGTAAAATTTTTTCGTCAAGCAGCCCGACGGGGCCGCGGGCGACGATCTTTCCCTCTTTGAGCGCGATAAAATCATCGCAGCAGGAGATCGCGCCGTTCAGGTCGTGCGCCGCCGCGACGACGCTCCTGCCCTCCGCGGCGAGCTTCCGCAGCAGCGAGAAGATCCGGCGCGAATGGCTCGGGTCGAGCGCCGAGGTCGGTTCGTCGAGCAGGAACAGCTCCGGCTGCTGGGCTAGTGTCATCGCGAACAGCACGCGCTGCCGTTCGCCCCCCGAAAGCTCCGTCGCGGCGCGAAAGAGCAGGTGGCCGACCTCCGCGAGCTCCGCGCTTTCAAGGATTATCCTGTCGTCCTCCGGCTTCATCGGTTCAAGCGCGCCGTGAAAGGGCAGGCG
The window above is part of the Cloacibacillus evryensis DSM 19522 genome. Proteins encoded here:
- a CDS encoding cobalt-precorrin 5A hydrolase, which gives rise to MKLHAAAFSERGAELALRIARAFGGAAWAPEKYAKNGVLPFGASLGEWTGARFAEAEALVFVSSCGIAVRAVAPHLRGKDKDPAVIVADERGLNVISLLSGHLGGANELALRVAGIVGGRPVITTATDVNGITPPDSWAVQNGCAIENLPAAKRVAAELLAGHAVGVAVTDELQPAPYPVTLWLRPKDLIVGVGCKRGTEPELLREYFSDFMKESGYSALSAAAVASIEQKRDEAAIAGLAEFYNIPFETFSAKELMALPGEFTPSPAALAAVGADNVCERAAIAASRGGYMVRLKTKYPGVTFALARKRSL
- the cobM gene encoding precorrin-4 C(11)-methyltransferase, with the protein product MIHFVGAGPGAPDLITLRGARLIEEAGMIIYAGSLVNPELLKRAKEGCEIRDSASMTLDEVIEKLREAHEAGVDAVRLHTGDPSIYGAIREQMDRLKELGIPYDITPGVSSFCAAAAAAEAEYTLPSVSQTVIITRMEGRTPVPEKEKIRLLASHRASMVLFLSTGLLDGLCAELIMGGYPPETKTVMVYKASWPEQRVIRATLATLPLLAADSGIKNTALILVGDFLGDEYELSKLYDKHFSHGFRRASE
- the cbiE gene encoding precorrin-6y C5,15-methyltransferase (decarboxylating) subunit CbiE, which codes for MGNKLYVLGAGPGGREEVTPAVSAAIAASRAVACAARHLHIAAGHPNVIEMKNFQDTFRRLREELEQGDAAVVVSGDPGIFSLLPLIKKNFPSHGIVVLPGVSSLQSLCAKAGETWQEAVVLSGHGREIGTPRILDAVEHARAVIFFCDAQKGPAWLCARLCEAGLGEVEAVVGERLGAADERVSRGAAREFVNESFDALSIVLLINENFTERPPLLPEDADFIRGGAPMTREEVRAVITAKLRLTPDSVVWDLGAGTGSVSVAAARLCRELHAAEIDAEAAALVRANAEKFRLHNVTVHEGSALAVMEHLPDPDVVFIGGSGPELPAILERTAARGAGIRVVVSAVSLKTIVLCTEVLAGDKFENFDAAQVAVSRMKTVGKTQIWQAQNPVVIFSATTRAAKGE
- the cbiD gene encoding cobalt-precorrin-5B (C(1))-methyltransferase CbiD → MASNKGLREGYSTGSCAAAAAKAAAMRALGLPCPESVEITTPEERKFTLPVVGYGDGCCGVIKDAGDDPDSTDGILIKAAVELSPEPGAVLFFAGEGVGTVTLPGLKIAVGEPAINPVPRAMIERAVREVIGARGAKVTISAPLGREVAKRTFNPRLGIVGGISILGTSGRVKPMNEAALLESLTLELNTHAAEGRRAVAVAFAGTGEEALRKAYGIKNRAVVQCGNYIGHLLDESARLGLERLLIGGHPGKLLKVAAGSFNTHNRTGGGAKEALCAQAAIAGASADTVKALYECPTTEEAMRLVREEGLDFLWKILARITAKRCEERAFGDIKSAVAFIDNGGNILGATDDAPAFAEEIRDGK
- a CDS encoding precorrin-8X methylmutase, which produces MRPNEIETASMNIIASEMGAWLGAPEELPVVRRVIHTTADFDFAENMRFSKGAVKLAREALKNGAAVVTDTNMAAAGINRAACARFGVEVVCRMADPAVREAAEARGTTRAVVSMEEAVKATPNALFAVGNAPTALIRLCELIEEGKCAPALVIGVPVGFVNVVESKERLLAAKVPYITAVGRKGGSPVASTIVNALLYGIE
- a CDS encoding membrane protein; its protein translation is MDWRGLVAGELRLTFDILFGLLIGFAVLRSGLADRLMRRLVPHLRKAGIGSALGMALTLSLGSAKAGAAFIASALDSGDISERSAKWGTLLLSFPAYLHRWPSTMVMAASMAGASGAIFGAILLLRSAARFVLILFILKRGGEAEEAAEARQEGSARDIRFNKRLLKTLPVAWLFFAIAYMLVPWAESAIKEWLLAGTILPLAALTVAAASIAHVSAALALAGGSLAAGELTVAQAVFALLLGNSFGIITRLFRANAGYYFGLFRKETAQWLLFWNFATTAGFAVLSIALAALPLLL
- a CDS encoding SAM-dependent methyltransferase, which encodes MKFTVVGVGPGDPELVTLKALRIIKEADVVLTPYSPRGKFSVAEQIVRANLPDTETTPITFPMLTDAEEREKFLLGELERIGASWRGAKSAVLPVIGDSALYATGSYLFDAWKKIAPELELSLVPGISAHQLAASRIGSFLAMGEDIFSVVPCIDDREGIVAALRRADSAALYKPCILKEGLAGVVAEAGPWRRMARIDRAGLADEKIYEGEAALTPAEEYLSILLLWRN
- a CDS encoding ABC transporter substrate-binding protein, which gives rise to MAPRIILYVLIIFLLSPFQAEAAAKRIVSLYPGHTDNIVALGGEKRLVAVSKNDDDDMLPDLPRFSAKSGAEEILALKPDLVLTRGLAERQNPQLRGVLERAGVRVVSLEPPRWDDFAAYLRELAALTGSDPAAGESKLKKLRGAIAAEAAKKSKGKSPAVFVEATAKELHTCSPDSWAAKLVELAGGRNAASDAQPVRKGSAIAPYGLERILKAAAAGEIDVYLVQQGTMNAADKESLAARPWYPAIKKIKTAVVPEGELSRPSLLGLEAGGRRLIKIFYGE
- a CDS encoding ABC transporter ATP-binding protein, with the protein product MDTDEPEARRVSLYTFRGLCAGYGAKKIIDGISGEIERGRITALIGPNGGGKSTLLRALGGLGSYSGALAFGHREVSGIPRRDFGRLVGFLPQNISVRAAFSVYEIISLGRLPFHGALEPMKPEDDRIILESAELAEVGHLLFRAATELSGGERQRVLFAMTLAQQPELFLLDEPTSALDPSHSRRIFSLLRKLAAEGRSVVAAAHDLNGAISCCDDFIALKEGKIVARGPVGLLDEKILQELYGIKFRRYRSEDGDTAWHPE